Part of the Micromonospora rhizosphaerae genome is shown below.
CACGTCAGCTCCGGGCGCGACGCCGGGGCGGAGCGGGGGCCCTCGTTCCGCTGGACACGGGTGGGCGTCGAGTGGCCGAGGCGGCCGGCTTCCCGGACCGGGGCTGGCGGTCGTGCGGGGTGTATCCAATTTGAGGACCGTCCAGCCGGCGGGAACCGTCGTCAGTGCCGGAGAGTGTGGATCAGGGTGAGCACCTGGCGGGTCACCGGCCGCAGCACCCGCAGCCGGGAGAGCCCGACCAGCCGGTCGATCAGCGGCACCGCCAAGTCGATCAGCTGCCGGGTCTTGACCTGCTCCGGCGACCGGTCGTGCACCCAGTAGAGGACCACCCCCATGTAGGCGAGCCAGAGCAGCTCCGGCAGCGCCGGACGCAGCTCCGGGTCGACCCGGGCGGTGGAACCCTCCAGCACCTCGCGGAAGAGCGTGATCGACGCCTCCCGCGGAGCGGACGACTCGGTGGAGAACGGGCTCATCGGCGAGGTCGGCTCGGCCGCCGTCTTGAAGAAGCTCGCGGCGAACGAGTGGTACGGCGTGAGCACGTCCACGCCGGCGTACAGCACCCCGGCCAGCCGGGCGGCGAACTCGCGTTCCCGGTCGAGTACCGGTGCGGTCGCGGCCCGGTGTTCGACCTGGGTGTCCGCGTAGAACTCCTGGATCAGGTGGTCCTTCGAGCCGAAGTAGTAGTAGGCGTTGCCCACCGCCACGCCCGCCTCCTGGGCGATCGCGCGCATCGTGGTCCGGGCGTAGCCGCGCTCGCGGAACAGCCGCATCGCGGTGTCCAGGATCAGCTGGCGGGTCTGCTCACCCCGGGCGGTCGCCGGTTCGCCCGCACTGGTCGTCGGCGCAGTCTGCTCGGTCATCGTCGTCACCGTATCCCGGGTCCGGCCAAGGTTCCCGGACCAGCTCGCGTACCGAGGAGGCGGTCGCCACCACCCGCCGGGCCAGCGGCAGCAGGTGCGGGCGGGCCAGGCGTTCGGCGGTCGACCGGTGGTCGGCCAGCGCCCAGAGGCAGGCGAACCAGGCGCCGTCCCCGGCGTACACCTCGCCGGTGTCGGCCACCACGGTCAGCTCCCGCAGCGTCGCGTCGTGGTCGAGGCCGGGGAAGCGCCGCCGGGCCTCGGCGGAGCCGGCCGGCACGAACTCCAGGGGCACGAGCTGGGCGCGCGATGCCAGCCACCGCCGGGCAGCCCGGCACAGCGGACAGTGTGCGTCGTAGAGGACGGTGAACCCGCGGACCCCATCGGCCCCGTGCCCGGTGGGGTCCGACGGGGGCACCTGCGCCCCGCCGCCCGGCGGTGCGCTCATTGCGCTGGCGGGAACGCAGTCGGGCCGCCCGTCGCCGGCTCGGGCGGGCCGGCCAGCCGCGACCCGGGCTGGATCGGCAGGTGACCCACCGGTGAGATCGGCGGGTGGGTGGCGAGCTGCCGGAGCCGGCCGCGGCGGTACCGGCCGAGCGCGAAGACATTGAAGAAGTGCAGCGCCCCGAGCACCAGCAGCACCAGGCCGACCTTCATGGAGAGCTCCTCCAACGCCTGGCTGGTGGTGTGCACCGGGTCCGTGTCCTTCATCGCCACTG
Proteins encoded:
- a CDS encoding TetR family transcriptional regulator, which translates into the protein MTEQTAPTTSAGEPATARGEQTRQLILDTAMRLFRERGYARTTMRAIAQEAGVAVGNAYYYFGSKDHLIQEFYADTQVEHRAATAPVLDREREFAARLAGVLYAGVDVLTPYHSFAASFFKTAAEPTSPMSPFSTESSAPREASITLFREVLEGSTARVDPELRPALPELLWLAYMGVVLYWVHDRSPEQVKTRQLIDLAVPLIDRLVGLSRLRVLRPVTRQVLTLIHTLRH
- a CDS encoding thiol-disulfide oxidoreductase DCC family protein, producing the protein MSAPPGGGAQVPPSDPTGHGADGVRGFTVLYDAHCPLCRAARRWLASRAQLVPLEFVPAGSAEARRRFPGLDHDATLRELTVVADTGEVYAGDGAWFACLWALADHRSTAERLARPHLLPLARRVVATASSVRELVREPWPDPGYGDDDDRADCADDQCGRTGDRPG